One genomic segment of Verrucomicrobiia bacterium includes these proteins:
- a CDS encoding lamin tail domain-containing protein, whose protein sequence is MLAILRRGLFLLAVALGVPFAVLADVVIHEIHHTPDVKQEPVEFVELYNTGPGSVDLGGWRFDDGVAYEFPAGTRMEPGAFLVVAGNPEAVTEKFGVTGVLGPWTGRLAGSGERLRLRQASGEVANVVVYGMGFPWPTVGEPPGYSIELIHPGLDNTVGGHWRASVVGASDANAIPLRAARERWRIWKGTREPSNPPTAWRDPEFDDAAWEEGPGPVGYDPEVAMGTRLADMRGGYVQFFLRGEFDLSEAEGLGGLRLDALFDDGFKLWINGHLTFYQGLPPGEVSRQSPATGEAREDNAYQRFEGFLPPGVLRDGRNVIAVQVANVNLGSSSDAFFDARLSGLRGPVSRGPTPGRTNSVHAPNAPPAVREVTHQPRFPRSGDPVNVEAWVTDPDGVDAVLLEYQVVRPGDYIEREDPRFESEWIRVAMEPVDGARDRYVARLPDEAVQHRTLVRYRLITADATGLVGAAPLEDDPQPNFALYCDDGVPAWSGAVRPGAPGDPGAEFVVDAAEMNRMPVYRLVARRQAVEDSTWHDRSHGDEYFWTGTLVADGRVYDHIRFRPRGGVWRYAMGKNMWKFDFNRGHDFEARDNWGRPFRTRWRKLNLGASIQQGNFNHRGEHGLFESVGFRLFQLSGVPASQTTFVQFRIVDDLHEVAPGDPYSGDFWGVYLAVEQLGGRFLDENGLPDGNFYKMEGGFGDPNNLGPDGPVDSSDLTAFLNAYSPGSNAGLSDDWWRANLNLEAYYSYQVIVQAIHHYDIADGKNYFYYRNPVDRRWTVIPWDLDLTWADSMYRAGRTGGDEPFKSRVLSNFSPNPARPALAREFRNRVREVRDLLWNVDEAYRLIDEYARLLRGSAPHSLIDADRAQWDFNPIMVNPSIVNLDKAGHGRFYRFPAGPGVTRDFGGAVQLMKNYVGSRATNATFSLDTLAAEPGIPDRPRLAYLGPEGFPVDRLRFSVGSYEGSAPLQSVKWRVGEISRTGHPGWDPAGPMAYEIQAVWETPESLPPSTAIEVPARALRVGGLYRIRARFTDSEGRTSHWSAPVEFTAGEAAEVGLLSRDLRLTEIMYHPPPDGFEFLELHNPLSSASLILDGATFSRGVAYTFPPGSLLPPGGYALLVGTPDFGAFRQWAGLSPEHLVFGPYTGALDNSGETVELLAAPGGERVFRVTYGDRDPWPTEADGDGYSLVPRLGGSAALDDPAYWRISTAVGGSPGRSDLERLLRVEDYARTPEGLAVRFLAGDGVRWIAETGTLDSAWIPVATNTGPATVLLPLTGEGGLRFVRGRRAQE, encoded by the coding sequence ATGCTTGCCATCCTCCGACGTGGTCTGTTCCTGCTGGCGGTGGCCTTGGGAGTTCCGTTCGCCGTTTTGGCGGACGTGGTGATCCACGAAATCCATCACACACCCGATGTGAAGCAGGAGCCGGTGGAGTTCGTTGAGCTGTACAATACCGGACCGGGTTCCGTGGATCTTGGCGGCTGGCGCTTTGACGATGGAGTGGCGTATGAGTTCCCGGCAGGCACCCGGATGGAGCCGGGGGCGTTTTTGGTGGTGGCTGGGAACCCGGAAGCGGTAACCGAAAAATTTGGTGTGACCGGGGTGTTGGGACCGTGGACCGGGCGCCTCGCGGGTTCCGGCGAGCGGCTTCGATTGCGGCAGGCATCCGGCGAGGTCGCCAATGTGGTGGTCTATGGCATGGGATTCCCCTGGCCCACCGTCGGGGAGCCTCCCGGCTACTCCATCGAGCTGATCCATCCAGGGCTCGACAACACCGTCGGAGGCCACTGGCGGGCCTCGGTCGTGGGGGCATCCGATGCCAACGCAATCCCGCTGCGGGCTGCCCGCGAACGGTGGCGAATCTGGAAGGGAACGCGGGAGCCCTCCAATCCCCCGACCGCATGGCGGGATCCGGAATTTGATGACGCGGCGTGGGAGGAAGGACCGGGCCCGGTCGGATACGACCCCGAGGTGGCCATGGGGACGCGGCTTGCGGACATGCGGGGGGGCTACGTGCAGTTCTTCCTTCGCGGTGAATTTGACCTGAGCGAGGCCGAGGGCCTGGGGGGCCTTCGCCTTGACGCCCTGTTTGATGACGGCTTCAAGCTGTGGATCAACGGGCACCTGACGTTTTATCAGGGCCTGCCGCCCGGGGAGGTTTCGCGCCAGTCGCCGGCGACCGGTGAGGCGCGCGAGGACAACGCGTACCAGCGTTTCGAAGGCTTCCTGCCCCCCGGGGTGCTCCGGGATGGCCGGAATGTCATCGCAGTGCAGGTCGCCAACGTGAACCTTGGATCGAGTTCCGATGCCTTTTTCGACGCCCGCCTCTCGGGCCTGAGGGGTCCGGTGTCCCGGGGGCCCACCCCGGGCCGCACCAACAGCGTCCATGCGCCCAACGCCCCGCCCGCGGTCCGGGAGGTGACGCATCAACCGCGGTTCCCACGCTCCGGCGATCCGGTGAACGTCGAAGCGTGGGTGACGGATCCGGACGGCGTGGACGCCGTGCTCCTCGAATACCAGGTCGTGCGGCCCGGGGACTACATTGAACGGGAGGACCCTCGGTTTGAATCGGAGTGGATCCGGGTCGCCATGGAGCCCGTTGACGGCGCAAGGGATCGGTATGTGGCAAGGCTCCCGGACGAAGCGGTGCAGCACCGAACGTTGGTGAGGTATCGCCTGATCACCGCCGACGCCACCGGACTGGTCGGGGCGGCACCCCTTGAGGACGATCCGCAGCCGAATTTCGCGTTGTATTGCGACGATGGGGTTCCGGCGTGGTCCGGTGCGGTGCGACCGGGCGCCCCGGGGGACCCGGGGGCGGAATTTGTCGTGGATGCGGCGGAGATGAACCGGATGCCCGTGTACCGGCTGGTGGCGAGACGGCAGGCGGTCGAGGATTCCACGTGGCATGACCGGTCCCATGGCGATGAATACTTCTGGACCGGCACGCTCGTGGCCGATGGCCGGGTATACGACCACATCCGGTTTCGTCCTCGGGGCGGCGTCTGGCGGTACGCCATGGGCAAGAACATGTGGAAGTTCGACTTCAACCGCGGGCACGACTTCGAGGCCCGGGACAATTGGGGGCGTCCATTCCGCACCCGGTGGCGGAAGCTCAACCTGGGCGCCTCGATTCAACAGGGGAACTTCAATCACCGCGGGGAACACGGACTCTTCGAGAGCGTCGGATTCCGGCTGTTCCAGCTCTCCGGGGTTCCCGCGTCGCAGACGACCTTTGTGCAGTTTCGGATCGTGGACGACCTGCATGAAGTCGCGCCCGGCGACCCCTATTCCGGCGATTTCTGGGGGGTGTACCTGGCTGTGGAGCAGTTGGGCGGACGTTTCCTGGACGAGAACGGACTTCCAGACGGCAACTTTTACAAGATGGAGGGCGGCTTTGGGGATCCCAACAACCTCGGACCGGACGGGCCGGTGGATTCGTCGGACCTTACCGCGTTTTTGAATGCCTACTCTCCGGGATCCAATGCCGGTCTGTCGGACGACTGGTGGCGGGCGAACCTCAATCTGGAAGCCTACTACAGCTATCAGGTGATCGTGCAGGCGATCCACCATTACGATATTGCCGACGGGAAGAACTACTTCTACTACCGCAATCCGGTGGACCGGCGATGGACGGTCATCCCGTGGGATCTTGATCTGACCTGGGCGGACTCAATGTACCGGGCCGGCCGCACCGGCGGCGATGAACCGTTCAAGAGCCGCGTGCTTTCCAATTTCTCGCCCAATCCGGCCCGTCCGGCGCTTGCCCGGGAGTTTCGCAACCGTGTTCGCGAAGTTCGCGACTTGCTGTGGAACGTTGATGAGGCCTACCGGTTGATTGACGAATATGCCCGGCTCCTTCGGGGGTCGGCTCCCCACAGCCTGATTGATGCCGACCGCGCGCAGTGGGACTTCAATCCGATCATGGTCAATCCATCCATCGTGAATCTCGACAAGGCGGGCCACGGACGGTTTTACCGGTTCCCCGCCGGCCCTGGCGTGACCCGGGACTTTGGCGGTGCGGTCCAGCTCATGAAAAATTACGTGGGGAGCCGTGCCACCAACGCGACGTTCTCGCTCGACACCCTGGCTGCCGAACCGGGAATTCCCGACCGCCCAAGGCTCGCGTACCTCGGACCGGAAGGGTTCCCGGTGGACCGGTTACGGTTCAGCGTGGGGTCCTACGAGGGCTCCGCCCCGCTGCAGTCGGTGAAGTGGCGCGTCGGCGAGATCAGCCGGACGGGCCATCCGGGCTGGGACCCGGCGGGCCCGATGGCATACGAGATCCAGGCGGTCTGGGAGACGCCGGAATCGTTGCCGCCTTCCACGGCCATCGAGGTGCCCGCGCGGGCCCTGCGGGTGGGCGGGCTGTACCGCATTCGTGCGCGGTTCACCGACTCCGAGGGACGAACAAGTCATTGGTCGGCGCCGGTGGAGTTCACCGCGGGCGAGGCTGCGGAAGTTGGACTGCTCTCGCGGGACCTGCGGCTGACCGAGATCATGTATCATCCGCCCCCCGACGGGTTTGAATTCCTCGAACTGCACAACCCCCTTTCGAGCGCCTCCCTGATTCTGGATGGCGCCACCTTTTCCCGTGGCGTCGCGTACACCTTTCCTCCCGGCAGCCTCCTGCCGCCGGGCGGCTACGCGCTGCTGGTCGGCACCCCGGATTTCGGGGCCTTCCGGCAGTGGGCCGGTTTGTCTCCGGAGCATCTGGTCTTTGGACCCTACACTGGGGCACTGGACAACTCCGGGGAAACCGTGGAGCTGTTGGCCGCACCTGGCGGGGAGCGCGTTTTCCGTGTGACCTACGGGGATCGGGACCCGTGGCCGACCGAGGCGGATGGTGACGGGTATTCGCTGGTGCCCCGTCTGGGCGGCAGCGCGGCCCTCGACGACCCGGCCTACTGGCGCATCAGCACGGCCGTCGGAGGTTCCCCCGGGCGGTCCGATCTGGAACGACTGCTGCGCGTCGAGGACTACGCCCGGACGCCGGAAGGTTTGGCGGTCCGGTTCCTCGCGGGCGACGGCGTCCGATGGATTGCGGAGACGGGGACGCTGGATTCCGCATGGATCCCGGTGGCGACCAACACCGGTCCGGCGACCGTCCTGCTTCCGCTGACGGGCGAGGGTGGACTGCGCTTCGTCCGCGGCCGACGGGCGCAGGAGTGA